Proteins encoded in a region of the Streptomyces sp. NBC_00258 genome:
- a CDS encoding endopeptidase has product MGQQHVLGVHGIGQGKTSQRELTKSWRDGLDRGVKLLHGGATPTAEGMLAPVLKVPHWSALLVDDGGGLSTRAAFPDDATPFTADEEAFVVQALDDLLTPEERAYAAQVDPTTLGLVKVPPSITRRAIVYDRRKPGGRASKIILSLREVHTYLTEPDLADRVRQYVLESADAHTTVLIGHSLGSVIAYDLLRHEEIAAPGTAGAAVHTFVTCGSPLAIPTVQRGMGITSGRLMQIAPRLRWINVFDPDDAVTGAAGLALATDQVRDVEVDNGRLDPHAAVKYLRTLPVARAVTATWS; this is encoded by the coding sequence GTGGGGCAGCAGCATGTGCTCGGGGTGCACGGGATCGGGCAGGGCAAGACATCGCAGCGCGAGCTGACCAAGAGTTGGCGCGATGGCCTCGATCGCGGGGTGAAACTTCTCCACGGCGGAGCAACGCCCACGGCGGAGGGCATGTTGGCTCCGGTGCTGAAGGTGCCGCACTGGTCGGCGCTCCTGGTCGATGACGGGGGCGGGCTGAGCACGAGGGCGGCATTCCCTGATGACGCGACACCGTTCACCGCGGACGAGGAGGCTTTCGTCGTCCAGGCGCTGGACGACTTGCTCACCCCGGAGGAACGTGCCTACGCCGCGCAGGTCGACCCCACGACGCTCGGACTGGTCAAGGTGCCGCCGAGCATCACCCGGCGTGCGATCGTCTACGACCGGCGCAAGCCCGGCGGTCGGGCCAGCAAGATCATTCTTTCCCTGCGCGAGGTCCACACCTATCTAACCGAACCGGATCTGGCCGACCGGGTGCGCCAATACGTCCTGGAGAGCGCCGACGCGCACACCACGGTCCTGATCGGCCACTCGTTGGGCAGCGTGATCGCCTACGATCTCCTCCGGCACGAGGAGATCGCCGCGCCCGGCACGGCGGGTGCGGCCGTGCACACCTTCGTCACCTGCGGCTCCCCCCTGGCCATCCCCACGGTCCAGCGGGGCATGGGCATCACCAGCGGGCGGCTGATGCAGATCGCGCCCCGTCTTCGGTGGATCAACGTGTTCGACCCGGACGACGCCGTCACCGGCGCCGCGGGCCTGGCCCTGGCGACGGACCAGGTCAGGGACGTCGAGGTCGACAACGGCCGCCTCGATCCGCACGCCGCCGTCAAGTACCTGCGCACCCTCCCCGTCGCCCGCGCCGTCACCGCCACCTGGTCATGA
- a CDS encoding IS701 family transposase, which yields MGADGTVDEVHRWAAGLDALHARIGGYFRRSEPRRRVMEYLCGLLAPLERKNGWTLAEQAGELCPDGMQRLLNQADWDADAVRDEVRGFVLEHLGVEDGVLAVDETGFIKKGTRSAGVQRQYTSTSGKIENCQLGVFLAYASTRGRALIDRELYLPTSWTEDPARRADAKIGEDVTFRTKPALARAILERALDAKLPFRWVTGDKVYGHDPVLRGWLAERRLSYVLAIAPKYRCGPRGQNARTVSAIPPEHVWETRSDGDGAHGLREYAWALVSLPGERDDGFNDALLIRRNLADGERAYYLVHAPAGTSTTEIVRAADACSAIEECFQAAKNEAGLDHYQVRHYPAWYRHVTLAMAAAAHLTVVRTTTGEGRGWS from the coding sequence ATGGGTGCGGACGGCACGGTTGATGAGGTGCATCGCTGGGCGGCTGGTCTGGATGCGCTGCATGCTCGGATCGGTGGGTACTTCCGTAGGTCGGAGCCGCGTCGGCGGGTGATGGAGTACTTGTGTGGGCTGCTTGCGCCTCTGGAGCGCAAGAACGGCTGGACGCTGGCCGAGCAAGCCGGTGAGCTGTGCCCCGACGGCATGCAGCGGTTGCTGAACCAGGCCGACTGGGACGCCGACGCGGTCCGCGACGAGGTTCGCGGCTTCGTGCTGGAGCACCTGGGCGTCGAGGACGGCGTACTGGCCGTGGACGAGACCGGCTTCATCAAGAAGGGGACCCGGTCGGCCGGCGTCCAGCGGCAATACACCAGCACCTCGGGAAAGATCGAAAACTGCCAGCTGGGGGTGTTCCTGGCCTACGCCTCCACCAGAGGGCGGGCGTTGATCGACCGGGAGCTGTACCTGCCCACCTCGTGGACCGAGGATCCGGCCCGCCGGGCGGACGCGAAGATCGGCGAAGACGTCACCTTCCGTACCAAGCCCGCACTGGCCCGCGCGATATTGGAGCGTGCCCTGGACGCGAAGTTGCCGTTTCGCTGGGTTACCGGTGACAAGGTCTACGGTCACGATCCCGTCCTGCGCGGCTGGCTGGCCGAGCGGCGCCTGAGCTACGTGCTGGCGATCGCCCCCAAGTACCGGTGCGGGCCGCGCGGGCAAAACGCCCGCACCGTCTCGGCGATCCCGCCGGAGCACGTCTGGGAGACCCGCTCCGATGGGGATGGCGCCCACGGCCTGCGTGAATACGCCTGGGCCCTGGTCTCGCTGCCTGGCGAGCGGGACGACGGCTTCAACGACGCCCTGCTGATCCGTCGCAACCTCGCCGACGGCGAACGTGCCTACTACCTTGTCCATGCCCCGGCGGGCACTTCGACGACGGAGATCGTGCGGGCCGCTGACGCTTGCTCGGCAATTGAAGAGTGTTTCCAGGCCGCGAAGAACGAAGCCGGGCTGGACCACTATCAAGTACGCCACTACCCGGCCTGGTACCGGCATGTCACTTTGGCCATGGCCGCCGCCGCTCATCTGACGGTCGTGCGGACCACCACCGGTGAAGGAAGAGGATGGTCGTGA
- a CDS encoding ArgE/DapE family deacylase — protein MTADVFTAELSTQEAAALAAVDEEAIARTLLELIAIPSVTGSPAESEAQHHLAGRLNQLGLDVDLWSMDLPALLAHPSFPGAEAPRDEAWGLVGATEDGGDGPTLILQGHVDVVPPGDPGQWDGDPFVPRVVGDTVHGRGACDMKAGLAAHLAALAAIRVSGARLRGRLAVHFVVGEEDGGLGTFGTLQRGHTGDACIITEPTGGALITANAGALTFRISVPGLATHGSSRDAGVSALDAYLPVHWALARLETKRNANPDPLMAEYKIPYALSVGMVRSGDWASSVPDLLVAEGRFGVRLDEDPAAARADLELCVAEACAADPWLRDHPATVTWSGGQFASGRLPLGHPLRDVVRAAAQDVAGGGPVPREHGAPYGSDLRLYAAAGIPTLQFGPGDIRLAHSSQEQVCVSEVVQVTRALVLSALRTVGTK, from the coding sequence ATGACCGCTGACGTGTTCACTGCCGAGTTGAGTACCCAGGAGGCTGCCGCCTTGGCTGCAGTCGATGAGGAGGCCATCGCCAGAACTCTGCTGGAGCTGATCGCGATCCCGAGTGTGACCGGGAGTCCCGCGGAATCCGAGGCTCAGCACCATCTGGCCGGGCGGCTGAACCAGCTCGGGCTGGACGTCGATTTGTGGTCCATGGATCTGCCCGCGCTGCTGGCGCATCCCAGCTTCCCAGGGGCTGAGGCGCCGCGGGACGAGGCGTGGGGGCTGGTGGGGGCCACGGAAGACGGCGGCGACGGCCCGACTTTGATCCTCCAGGGTCACGTCGACGTCGTACCGCCCGGCGATCCCGGGCAGTGGGACGGGGACCCGTTCGTGCCCAGGGTTGTTGGGGACACCGTTCATGGCCGAGGCGCATGTGACATGAAGGCGGGGCTGGCGGCCCACCTTGCCGCGCTGGCTGCGATCCGGGTCAGTGGGGCGAGGCTGCGCGGTCGGCTGGCGGTACATTTCGTGGTCGGTGAGGAGGACGGCGGACTCGGCACCTTCGGCACGCTCCAGCGCGGCCACACGGGCGACGCCTGCATCATCACCGAGCCGACCGGCGGCGCTCTGATCACGGCCAACGCCGGCGCGCTGACCTTCCGCATCAGCGTCCCCGGTCTGGCTACCCACGGCAGCTCCCGTGACGCAGGGGTCAGCGCCCTTGACGCGTATCTGCCTGTCCACTGGGCGCTGGCTCGTCTGGAGACCAAGCGGAATGCCAATCCGGATCCGCTGATGGCGGAGTACAAAATTCCCTACGCGCTGTCCGTCGGTATGGTCCGCTCGGGCGACTGGGCGAGCAGTGTGCCCGATCTCTTGGTGGCCGAGGGGCGGTTCGGCGTACGACTGGACGAGGATCCAGCTGCCGCCCGCGCCGACCTGGAGCTGTGCGTGGCGGAAGCCTGCGCCGCCGACCCTTGGCTGCGCGATCACCCGGCGACCGTTACCTGGTCTGGGGGGCAGTTCGCCAGCGGGCGTCTGCCGTTGGGGCACCCACTGCGGGATGTCGTACGGGCGGCGGCCCAAGACGTCGCGGGCGGTGGCCCTGTCCCGCGCGAGCATGGCGCACCGTACGGCAGTGACCTGCGCCTTTATGCCGCCGCAGGCATCCCGACCCTGCAGTTCGGCCCGGGTGACATCCGTCTTGCGCACAGCTCCCAGGAACAGGTCTGTGTCTCTGAGGTCGTGCAGGTCACCCGCGCGCTGGTCCTCAGCGCGCTCCGAACGGTCGGCACCAAGTGA
- a CDS encoding NB-ARC domain-containing protein, protein MVERPELAARLMAALSAAGATEVGMTTGLRGAGGFGKTTLAAWACHQTQLRERYPGGLLWATLGQEIRGADLAERINDLACVLSGRRPTLSDPDAAGTELGRLLDERAESVLLVVDDVWEESQLRPFGFGGRDCTRLITTRIPDLLPASSRHLVVDAMSADQARLLLTGGVAGLPAEITEGLSKAAGRWPVLLNLINGTLRRRIERGQSAQEAAEQVMRTLLADGPGAFDPARPADRSRAVAATVEASLTLLASADQIRCLDLAVFPEDVDIPQDILGLLWPGVRVDALCEELAGLGLVADYRLDAPGPRLVLHDVIRAYLRTRQGPDARTETHRRLTAASAALLARHDGVPRPWWTMPADSNYLWRYLPYHLAAADQHEELATLVCDLRWVEAKTRRLGSVVGVIADLELSDTLTARNLRRVLQSAAHLLGPIDPPEALGATLAAQLHGEPGLEAELHAYRQTLPRPRVEPTWPLPDRPDPARPHPTGHKGAVTSCAFSPDGSLLATTSNDHTARLWRVADGTEQTVLSGHTEGVWDCAFSPSGAVLATTGIDHTVRLWRVADGTELAVLIGHTDWVTSCAFSSDGSLLATSSEDGTARMWRVADGTVDAVLTGHGKGVTSCAFSPDGTLLATSSHDHTARMWRVADGTEQRVLSGHTHTVDSCAFSPDGTLLATSSHDDTARLWRIADGTERTVLTGHSSMYKCVFSPDGTLLATASAADGIRLWAVADGTEKARLSGHSGWIRGCAFSPDGTLLATTSNDQTTRLWRVTDGTEHTVLTGHIRVYRCAFSPDGTLLAITSDDRTALLKEIPGGAERGVLTGHMGRAYSCVFSPDSTLLATTSNDRTARLWRITDGTEHAVLTGHTYWVTGCSFSPDGTLLATASQDKTARLWRIADGSQAAVLTGHTEGVTSCAFSPDGTLLATTSGDRTARLWRMADGSQAAVLTGHTDAVTSCAFSPDGTLLATTADDRTVRLWRVADRTEHAVVTGHTNWVENCAFSPDGTLLATSGRDQTIRLWHVASGRCHCALRLASDLTGLCWHPSAGLLCATGGAGAYMLAYMP, encoded by the coding sequence ATGGTGGAACGTCCCGAACTGGCCGCTCGTTTGATGGCCGCGCTGTCGGCAGCCGGGGCCACCGAGGTGGGAATGACCACCGGGCTGCGAGGAGCCGGCGGGTTCGGCAAGACGACGCTGGCGGCCTGGGCGTGTCACCAGACTCAGCTGCGCGAGCGCTATCCGGGCGGTCTTCTATGGGCCACCCTTGGCCAGGAGATCCGTGGTGCGGATCTGGCTGAGCGGATCAATGACCTGGCCTGTGTACTGAGTGGACGGCGGCCTACGCTGTCAGATCCGGACGCCGCCGGAACCGAGCTGGGACGGCTGCTCGACGAGCGCGCGGAATCGGTGCTGCTCGTTGTCGACGACGTATGGGAAGAGTCGCAGCTTCGGCCTTTCGGGTTCGGCGGCCGGGACTGCACGCGGCTCATCACCACCCGTATTCCCGACCTGCTTCCCGCCAGTAGTCGTCACCTCGTCGTGGACGCCATGTCCGCTGACCAGGCCCGGCTCCTGCTCACCGGCGGCGTTGCGGGGCTTCCCGCAGAGATCACGGAAGGGCTGAGCAAGGCGGCCGGACGATGGCCGGTGCTGCTCAACCTGATCAACGGCACACTGCGCCGGCGCATTGAGCGGGGCCAATCGGCGCAGGAAGCCGCCGAGCAGGTCATGCGGACGCTGCTGGCTGACGGCCCCGGCGCTTTCGATCCTGCGCGTCCGGCCGACCGGAGCCGGGCTGTGGCGGCTACTGTCGAGGCCAGTCTGACTCTGCTCGCGTCGGCCGACCAGATCCGTTGTCTGGACCTGGCTGTGTTCCCCGAGGACGTGGACATCCCACAGGACATTCTCGGGCTGCTGTGGCCTGGCGTGCGGGTGGACGCGCTGTGCGAGGAACTGGCCGGGCTGGGGCTGGTAGCCGACTACCGACTCGACGCGCCGGGACCCAGGCTAGTGCTGCACGACGTGATCCGAGCCTACCTGCGCACCCGCCAGGGACCCGACGCGCGCACCGAGACGCACCGGCGGCTGACCGCCGCCTCGGCTGCGCTGTTGGCACGACACGACGGAGTGCCGAGGCCGTGGTGGACCATGCCCGCCGACTCCAACTATCTGTGGCGCTACCTGCCATACCATCTGGCCGCGGCCGATCAACACGAGGAGCTGGCCACCCTCGTGTGCGATCTGCGCTGGGTCGAGGCTAAGACGCGTCGCCTCGGTTCCGTGGTGGGCGTCATCGCCGATCTGGAGCTGTCAGACACTCTCACCGCCAGAAACCTGCGGCGGGTCCTTCAGTCCGCCGCCCATCTGCTCGGCCCGATTGACCCGCCCGAAGCACTGGGCGCGACGCTGGCCGCCCAACTGCACGGCGAACCCGGCCTTGAAGCCGAACTCCACGCCTACCGACAGACCCTGCCGCGCCCCCGGGTGGAGCCAACATGGCCCCTGCCCGACAGGCCTGACCCAGCCCGCCCCCACCCGACCGGCCACAAGGGCGCCGTCACGAGCTGTGCTTTCTCTCCCGACGGGAGCCTGCTGGCCACTACTAGCAACGACCACACCGCACGTCTGTGGCGGGTCGCCGACGGCACCGAACAGACGGTGCTGTCCGGGCACACCGAAGGTGTGTGGGACTGCGCCTTCTCTCCTAGCGGCGCTGTGCTCGCCACTACCGGCATCGACCACACCGTCCGGCTGTGGCGGGTCGCCGACGGGACCGAACTCGCGGTACTGATCGGTCACACCGACTGGGTGACGAGCTGCGCCTTCTCATCGGACGGCAGCCTGCTCGCCACCAGCAGCGAGGACGGCACCGCACGCATGTGGCGGGTCGCCGACGGCACCGTCGACGCCGTGCTGACCGGCCACGGCAAGGGCGTTACCAGCTGTGCTTTCTCTCCCGACGGGACCCTGCTGGCCACCAGCAGCCACGACCACACCGCACGCATGTGGCGGGTCGCCGACGGTACCGAACAGAGAGTCCTGTCCGGGCACACCCACACGGTGGACAGCTGCGCCTTCTCACCGGACGGCACGCTGCTCGCCACCTCGAGCCACGACGACACCGCCCGGCTGTGGCGGATCGCTGACGGCACCGAACGGACCGTGCTGACCGGCCATTCCTCCATGTACAAATGCGTCTTCTCGCCGGACGGCACCCTGCTGGCCACCGCCAGCGCGGCCGACGGCATCCGCCTGTGGGCGGTCGCCGACGGCACCGAGAAGGCGCGACTCAGCGGGCACAGCGGCTGGATCCGCGGCTGCGCATTTTCCCCGGACGGCACGCTGCTCGCAACGACCAGCAACGATCAGACGACCCGCCTGTGGCGGGTCACCGACGGCACCGAACACACGGTCCTGACCGGCCACATCCGGGTGTACCGCTGCGCGTTCTCGCCGGACGGTACCCTGCTGGCCATCACCAGCGACGATCGCACAGCGCTGCTGAAGGAGATCCCTGGCGGCGCTGAACGGGGCGTGCTCACCGGCCACATGGGGCGCGCCTACAGCTGTGTCTTCTCCCCCGACAGCACGCTGCTCGCCACCACGAGCAACGACCGGACGGCACGGCTGTGGCGGATCACCGATGGCACTGAACACGCCGTACTCACCGGCCACACCTACTGGGTGACCGGCTGTTCCTTCTCCCCGGACGGCACGCTGCTCGCCACAGCCAGCCAGGACAAGACGGCACGGTTGTGGCGGATCGCCGATGGCAGCCAGGCAGCGGTGCTGACCGGGCACACCGAGGGAGTGACGAGCTGCGCGTTCTCTCCCGACGGCACCCTGCTCGCCACCACAAGTGGTGACCGGACGGCACGGTTGTGGCGAATGGCCGATGGCAGCCAGGCAGCGGTGCTGACCGGGCACACCGACGCGGTGACCAGTTGCGCGTTCTCTCCCGACGGCACCCTGCTCGCCACCACCGCCGACGACCGCACCGTACGGTTGTGGCGCGTCGCCGACCGCACCGAGCACGCCGTGGTCACGGGACACACCAACTGGGTGGAGAACTGCGCCTTCTCCCCGGACGGGACGCTACTCGCGACGTCGGGGCGCGATCAGACCATACGGCTGTGGCATGTAGCCTCCGGCCGCTGCCATTGCGCGCTGCGCCTCGCCAGCGACCTGACTGGCCTGTGCTGGCACCCCAGCGCGGGACTGCTGTGCGCCACCGGTGGGGCAGGAGCGTACATGCTGGCGTACATGCCCTGA
- a CDS encoding ATP-dependent nuclease, whose translation MKVRRLTLQHFRGISHGTVVLSGHSLLVGSNSIGKSTVCEALELILGPERMFRRPVVDEYDFYGTRYQPVDGELPEIRLEAVLTGLSPEAERRFGPHLRRWSAQRDDFADLEPGAMEKADAGEWCLPVVFLGRFDPQEDDFFGGTYFAHPESVPDDLTEESTELGAGLRPFTREDKRHCGFLYLRPNRTGSRALTFQRGSLLDTIVRLEAERAGPLWEKALTDLAAVVIAGEDSGFAKIRGEVAERVDRFVSLSAQPDPVDLQVSERTREHLREVLRLFIATQPGTHGVPFNRLSTGTLNLLVFALLTYIAELKGDHSVIFAMEEPEIALPPHAQRRLVDFVIQRMGQAIVTSHSPYVIEKFDPGNIVVLGRNETGELSSSPVVLPTDFKAKRYRDNRRQFAEAVLARAVLVVEGATEADLVPAVADVLEQDPAVDYLHPDLAGVTVFDAQGDASVPLFAPVFKSLGKPVYGIHDTPVRPFSPEVEAKTADFTRYTVIAHNGIEDLLTSEIPPTVQRRFLSSAAGRTDYPVKCGLLHEDMDDAAVRTLARQVLKARKGDGYGAALVAECSGLADLPASIAGFLLQIDRDLRPVAETDTTPPAPDADGDAADGT comes from the coding sequence GTGAAGGTACGACGGCTGACACTGCAGCATTTCCGCGGCATCAGCCACGGCACCGTTGTGCTGAGCGGCCACTCGCTGCTGGTCGGCTCCAACAGCATCGGCAAATCCACCGTCTGTGAGGCACTGGAGCTCATCCTGGGACCGGAGCGGATGTTCCGCCGCCCGGTGGTCGACGAGTACGACTTCTACGGCACCCGCTACCAGCCGGTGGATGGTGAACTGCCCGAGATCCGGCTGGAGGCCGTGCTGACCGGCCTGTCGCCGGAGGCCGAGCGCCGCTTCGGACCTCACCTGCGGCGGTGGTCGGCCCAGCGGGATGACTTCGCCGATCTGGAGCCGGGCGCGATGGAAAAGGCGGACGCCGGCGAATGGTGCCTGCCGGTGGTATTCCTGGGCCGGTTCGACCCGCAGGAAGACGACTTCTTCGGCGGCACCTACTTCGCCCACCCCGAAAGCGTGCCGGATGACCTCACCGAGGAGAGCACCGAACTCGGCGCGGGCCTGCGCCCTTTCACCCGTGAGGACAAGCGTCACTGCGGGTTTTTGTATCTGCGGCCCAACCGGACCGGGAGCAGGGCGCTGACCTTCCAGCGGGGGTCACTGCTGGACACCATCGTGCGGCTGGAGGCCGAACGGGCCGGACCGCTGTGGGAGAAGGCCCTGACCGATCTTGCCGCGGTCGTGATCGCGGGTGAGGATTCGGGCTTCGCCAAGATTCGCGGCGAGGTGGCCGAGCGGGTGGACCGCTTCGTGAGCCTGTCCGCGCAGCCTGACCCGGTGGATCTGCAGGTCTCCGAGCGCACCCGAGAGCACCTGCGGGAGGTACTGCGCCTGTTCATTGCCACCCAGCCCGGCACGCACGGCGTGCCCTTCAACCGGCTGAGTACCGGCACCCTGAACCTGCTTGTGTTCGCCCTGTTGACCTACATCGCCGAGCTCAAGGGCGATCACTCGGTGATCTTTGCAATGGAGGAGCCGGAGATTGCGCTTCCGCCGCATGCACAGCGCCGCCTGGTCGACTTCGTCATCCAGCGCATGGGGCAAGCGATCGTCACCTCGCACTCGCCGTATGTCATCGAGAAGTTCGACCCCGGCAACATCGTGGTGCTGGGACGGAACGAGACGGGTGAGCTGAGCAGTTCGCCGGTGGTGCTGCCGACGGACTTCAAGGCCAAGCGGTACCGGGACAACCGCCGCCAGTTCGCCGAAGCGGTGCTGGCCCGTGCGGTGCTGGTGGTGGAGGGCGCCACGGAGGCCGACCTGGTCCCCGCGGTCGCCGATGTCCTGGAGCAGGATCCTGCTGTGGACTATCTGCACCCCGACCTCGCTGGCGTCACGGTCTTCGACGCGCAGGGCGATGCTTCGGTGCCGCTGTTCGCTCCGGTCTTCAAGAGCCTGGGCAAGCCGGTGTATGGCATCCACGACACTCCGGTGCGGCCCTTCTCCCCCGAAGTCGAGGCGAAGACGGCCGACTTCACCCGCTACACCGTGATCGCTCATAACGGGATCGAGGACCTACTCACCTCGGAGATCCCGCCCACGGTGCAGCGGCGCTTCCTCAGCTCGGCCGCGGGCCGGACGGACTACCCGGTGAAGTGCGGGCTTCTGCACGAAGACATGGACGACGCCGCGGTTCGCACACTGGCTCGGCAGGTCCTCAAAGCCCGCAAGGGAGACGGCTACGGCGCCGCCCTCGTCGCCGAGTGCAGCGGCCTGGCCGACCTGCCGGCCTCGATTGCTGGCTTCCTTCTGCAGATCGACCGCGACCTGCGACCGGTGGCAGAGACCGACACCACGCCCCCGGCGCCAGACGCCGACGGCGATGCGGCCGATGGAACTTGA
- a CDS encoding ATP-dependent helicase, giving the protein MELDDTRQAILASTGHALIEGGPGCGKTTIALLKALKAQELLQDEQRVLFLSFSRAAVRQINDRMSGLYNRSARARLEVRTFHAFFLELVRSHGRLLTGRPSSFITPDRERELRADFGGDKDAWPAECRRMATEEGRYVFDRLADTAANLLEGSTAVRSLYCGIYPLIIVDEFQDTNIDQWRAVKSLSQASTVICLADPDQRIFGHLPGVDEERIAHAIAHLQPVRFDLSKDNHRSPEGGLLGYANAVLRNTPSPVPDSVKALTYAQQRGAIPVEIRTHQAVIALRSHLRAELKRDPTLAVLATTNSLVGRISEKISVENVTARGVLPPVDHDLHWDPELSAAAGFVVASMLEWPALPRLEALTKTLRAVADFYRTKFTRGTTGARSKIQTIERAITALTEGKPPRAKTAQSLLAAYDAGLKLVGRPVADWQDTRTRLQGSAELVELFKQVRMLRMLNATDRLALTLTQAWDGAAAYTDAAAAIRRALANDQLAVPEQNTAAVSLMSMHRSKGKEFDGVVIAEGAYHSRLLDPEWDAERIRGNRRLLRVAITRARHMVVFVRPEDGLPLTPNR; this is encoded by the coding sequence ATGGAACTTGACGACACCCGCCAGGCAATCCTGGCCAGCACCGGGCATGCACTGATCGAAGGTGGGCCCGGCTGCGGCAAGACCACGATCGCTCTGCTGAAAGCCCTCAAGGCCCAGGAGCTTCTGCAGGACGAACAGCGAGTGCTGTTCCTGAGCTTCTCCCGCGCGGCGGTGCGGCAGATCAACGACCGGATGAGCGGACTGTACAACCGGTCCGCACGTGCCAGGCTGGAGGTGCGCACCTTCCACGCCTTCTTCCTCGAGCTCGTGCGCAGCCACGGCCGACTGCTGACCGGGCGGCCGTCGTCGTTCATCACCCCCGACCGGGAGCGGGAGTTGCGCGCCGACTTCGGCGGAGACAAGGACGCCTGGCCAGCAGAGTGCCGGCGGATGGCTACCGAGGAGGGGCGGTACGTCTTCGACCGACTTGCCGACACCGCCGCCAACCTGCTGGAAGGCAGTACCGCGGTGCGCTCCCTGTACTGCGGCATCTACCCGCTGATCATCGTGGATGAGTTCCAGGACACCAACATCGACCAGTGGCGGGCCGTCAAGTCGCTCAGCCAGGCTTCCACCGTGATCTGCCTGGCCGACCCCGACCAGCGCATCTTCGGCCACCTGCCCGGCGTCGACGAGGAACGCATCGCACACGCCATCGCCCATCTGCAACCGGTCCGCTTCGACCTGTCAAAAGACAACCACCGCAGCCCGGAAGGCGGGCTGCTCGGCTACGCCAACGCCGTCCTGCGCAATACCCCCTCCCCCGTCCCGGACAGCGTCAAAGCCCTTACCTACGCTCAGCAGCGGGGAGCCATTCCCGTCGAGATCCGCACTCACCAGGCGGTGATCGCCTTGCGGAGTCATCTACGGGCCGAGCTCAAGCGTGACCCCACGCTCGCGGTCCTGGCCACCACCAACAGCCTCGTTGGACGCATCTCCGAGAAGATCAGCGTGGAGAACGTGACAGCCCGCGGTGTGCTGCCGCCCGTCGATCACGACCTGCACTGGGACCCCGAGCTGTCCGCCGCAGCCGGATTCGTCGTGGCCTCGATGCTGGAGTGGCCCGCCCTGCCCCGCCTCGAAGCGCTCACCAAAACCCTTCGCGCCGTGGCCGACTTCTACCGCACCAAGTTCACGCGTGGCACCACCGGCGCGCGCAGCAAGATCCAGACCATCGAGCGGGCCATCACCGCGCTCACCGAAGGCAAACCACCGCGTGCCAAGACAGCCCAGTCCCTTCTGGCCGCCTACGACGCCGGCCTGAAGCTGGTCGGCCGGCCGGTTGCCGACTGGCAGGACACCCGAACCCGCCTGCAGGGGTCCGCCGAACTCGTGGAACTGTTCAAGCAAGTGCGGATGCTACGGATGCTGAACGCCACTGACCGACTGGCTCTCACCCTCACCCAAGCCTGGGACGGAGCAGCCGCCTACACGGATGCAGCCGCCGCTATACGCCGCGCCCTGGCCAACGACCAACTGGCCGTGCCCGAACAGAACACAGCCGCCGTCAGTCTGATGAGTATGCACCGCTCCAAGGGGAAGGAATTCGACGGCGTGGTCATCGCCGAGGGCGCCTACCACAGCCGCCTACTGGACCCGGAATGGGACGCTGAACGCATCCGCGGCAATCGCCGCCTGCTCCGCGTCGCCATCACCCGCGCACGCCACATGGTCGTCTTCGTAAGGCCCGAGGACGGTCTGCCGCTGACTCCCAACCGCTAG